AGGTGATGGCGTACTGATGGGGCCCCTCGGCCATGGCGCGTTTGCCGGCGGCCAATACCTCGGCCGGCGGATCGGAGTCGGGAAACCCCTGGGAAAGGTTGATGGCGTCATATTGATTGGCCACGCGGGTCATCTCGCGGATGACAGACTCGGTGAAACGGGTCAGACGGTCGGCGGTTTTCGGCATGGGGTGTTCCTTTGTTGTTTAGAACGTCGAACGCTCAATATTGAATGAGGAAATCGCTTCGCTCCGTCAATCGATCAAAAGAATTGCCGGAGGTTGGAGCGGTCTATGAAACAGGGCTTAATCGCCTTGAAAACGATAGAATACCTTATTCGAAATTCGAAGTTGGACGTTCGATGTTCGACGTTCATGGGTCCGGCTTTTACTCCCCTTCGGAGCGGGCTTCATCCAACTACCCGCTTGTGTTCAGTTGGTGATTATTATGCAAAATTCAGGCGGCACCTAATGAGGCTGTTAAGCGCTAAAACTGCCGGTAGACGATCCTTCCGTCGAATACCGTCATCGCAACCCGGGTTTCGGGAATCCGGGAGGGCTTAATTTCCAGAATATTTTTGCTGAGAACCACCAGGTCGGCTTTTTTCCCCGGTGTGATCACGCCCAGATCGTGGGCCTGGTAGACCTTTGCCGGCGTGGCGGTATAGGCGGTCAGGGCCTCGCTCACGGTAATCCGTTCTTCCGGATGCCAACCGGACTCCGGGGTGCCGTCGCTGCGCTGCCGGGTGGCCGCGGCGTGGATGGCCGGCAGCGGTGCCGGATCGCATACCGGGCAGTCCGAGCTGAACATGACCGGCGCCCCGGTGTCCAGCAGGCGGCGAAAGGCATAGCACCAGCGCCCCTTTTCACCCACCGCCGTATCGATGAGATTCATGTCCAGGACCATATTGGAAGGCGTCACGCACAGGGCCAGATGCAGGCGGCCCAATCGGTCGGCGTCTTCGGGACGGATCATCTGGACGTGCTCGATCCGGTGGGAAATGGCCGGTCGCGGGCGTCCGGACCGGCTCCGTCGGGATTCGAGATCTTCGAACAGATCGACCAGTTCGCGATTGGCCCGGTCGCCCACTGCATGAATCATCACCGAGAGACCGGCTGCGTCGGCCCGGTCCACGTCTTTGGCCAGTCGATCCATGTCCATCAGGGGCATGCCGTGGCCGCCATCCAGATAAGGGTCGATCATCCAGGCGGTGCGGGCGCCCATCCCGCCGTCCGAGAAATACTTCACGTGGCCGAGGCGCAGTCGGTCGCCGCCGAATCCCGTGCGCAGGCCCAGTCCAATGATGGCGTCCAGCTGCTCGCCCGGCAGGCTCACCCAGGTGCGCAGGGCCAGGTCGCTGGCGGCATCCATTTTCTGAAAGGTCTGCAGGGCGCTGGCGCCGTCCTTGTCGTTCATCAGCCGGACATCGACGATGCCGGTAACACCCCGACGGTGCAGGGCGTCGGTTGCGTCGGCAAAGGCCCGCATGATTTGATCGGAATCCGGCGGGGCAACGGCATCGCGGGCCAGGTTGATGGCCAGCTCCCGCAGGATGCCGGTGGGGTTGCCCGCGGCATCGCGTTCGATCCGGCCTTCCGGCGGATCGGGGGTGCCGGCATCGATCCCGGCCCGTTTCAGAGCCAGTGAGTTGGCCGCCGCCAGGTGCAGGTCGCAGCGCCACAACAGCACGGGATGATCGGGTGCGGCCTTGTCCAGCACCTCGCGGGTGGGCATGCGCGGCGCCGTCCAGTCGGTTTCGTTCCACCCCTGGCCCATGATCCACTGGCCGGGCGGCTGGGTTGCGGCCGCCTGCTGCAACCGTGAAACCAGATCTTCGATGCCGGTGAGGTCGTCCAGCCGGACGCCCTGGCGGTTGAGGGCCCATTCATAAAAATGAATATGGGTGTCGATGAATCCCGGCACCACCAGGCGGCCGTCGAGATCGATCTTTTCGGTGCCTGCAGCAGCCAGCTTCAGGATGTCGTTATCGTCTCCAACGGCCAGGATTCGACCGTTTCCAACGGCTACGGCGCGGGCGAAAGGCTGTCGGGGCTCCTGGGTGGCAATGGCGCCGTTGTAAAGTATGAGGTCAGGGGCGTAAGGGAAAGAGGGCATTTCAGATAGGTCTCCAATAGAAAGCCACAATGATTGGGTCCCCTCAGGGTTCGAGGGCCAAGGGATCAAGGATTCAAGTGAAATGATCGAACAATAATCATGCTGGCCTGTCCGGTATATCGATTGCAGTGTTGGGTCGGCAATGAATTCGTCATTTTCCAAAAGCCTTCATTATCGATTTTATCGGGACCGGTCAAGAAATGGAATGGATCAATACAGGGTAACTGCGTCCCTTCGGGATTTCATATTTCTACCACCGAGAGCACTGAGGGCAATCAGGGTTTGGCTTGCGCCAAACCAAAAACCCATCACCGGGCCGATGAATACGGCTCGCTTCCAATCTCTCACTAAGTGTAGTGGCGCGGTTCATCCGCGCCTGGTTGGCAAATGCGGGGATAAACCAAAATGGCGGGGATAAACCCCGCCACTACAGTTGAACCTCGCATCCTGGACCCCTTTTCTACAACAAAAACCCCTCGGGGAACGGATCGGCGGCGTCCACCACGAACTGGTGGTAGCCGGTAATCTGGGCATTGCCCCGAATCTGGCCCACGATGCCCTCGATTCCTCCGATGGCCGCTGTCTTCACGATGCGTCCTTCGAACACCGTGCCCAGGGGGCCGGCATTGCGGTACGTTTGTCCGGGAGCAAGCCTGCCATGGTGGTGCAGCAGGGTCA
This window of the uncultured Desulfosarcina sp. genome carries:
- a CDS encoding amidohydrolase, which encodes MPSFPYAPDLILYNGAIATQEPRQPFARAVAVGNGRILAVGDDNDILKLAAAGTEKIDLDGRLVVPGFIDTHIHFYEWALNRQGVRLDDLTGIEDLVSRLQQAAATQPPGQWIMGQGWNETDWTAPRMPTREVLDKAAPDHPVLLWRCDLHLAAANSLALKRAGIDAGTPDPPEGRIERDAAGNPTGILRELAINLARDAVAPPDSDQIMRAFADATDALHRRGVTGIVDVRLMNDKDGASALQTFQKMDAASDLALRTWVSLPGEQLDAIIGLGLRTGFGGDRLRLGHVKYFSDGGMGARTAWMIDPYLDGGHGMPLMDMDRLAKDVDRADAAGLSVMIHAVGDRANRELVDLFEDLESRRSRSGRPRPAISHRIEHVQMIRPEDADRLGRLHLALCVTPSNMVLDMNLIDTAVGEKGRWCYAFRRLLDTGAPVMFSSDCPVCDPAPLPAIHAAATRQRSDGTPESGWHPEERITVSEALTAYTATPAKVYQAHDLGVITPGKKADLVVLSKNILEIKPSRIPETRVAMTVFDGRIVYRQF